The Dermochelys coriacea isolate rDerCor1 chromosome 7, rDerCor1.pri.v4, whole genome shotgun sequence genome window below encodes:
- the LOC119858773 gene encoding neuropeptide Y receptor type 4-2-like: MSKTEDLNMVPRFPFNKNWSLELGFLTHIPGHCRNTTDLTGFLVTSYSLETILGILGNICLISVIVRQKEKANVTSIFITNLIVSDLFMSIVCLPFTVVYTLMDYWIFGEVMCKMTSFIQCTSVSVSILSLVLIGLERHQLIINPTGWRPSIPQAYLGIVVIWTLACLMSLPFLTTSILTYDLYKQFSYITDSSADKAICMDSWPSDQHRLIYTTALLLFQYCIPLFFILVCYLRIYLRLQKRKDMFEKSAYSGRVVQLRRINILLVSMVVAFAVCWLPLHVFNSIEDWDYKAIPPCHHNLIFSLCHLVAMASTCVNPVIYGFLNNNFKKEVKSLILSCQRNSSTEKYEHLPLSSMQTEVSKGSMRLSCRHNSI, translated from the coding sequence ATGAGCAAGACTGAAGATCTTAATATGGTCCCTCGCTTTCCATTCAATAAGAATTGGAGTTTAGAGCTAGGCTTCCTCACACATATTCCAGGTCACTGCAGAAACACAACTGACCTTACTGGCTTTTTAGTTACTTCATATAGCTTAGAAACCATCCTAGGCATCCTGGGAAACATTTGCCTGATTAGTGTCATAGTCAGGCAGAAGGAGAAGGCCAACGTCACCAGCATATTCATTACCAACTTGATAGTCTCTGACTTGTTCATGAGCATCGTCTGCCTGCCTTTCACCGTCGTCTACACCCTGATGGACTACTGGATATTTGGTGAGGTCATGTGCAAAATGACTTCCTTCATTCAGTGCACTTCTGTGAGTGTGTCAATTCTCTCCCTTGTCCTCATTGGTCTGGAAAGACACCAGCTCATCATAAACCCAACTGGCTGGAGGCCAAGCATCCCCCAAGCCTATCTAGGGATTGTAGTCATTTGGACATTAGCTTGCCTTATGTCCCTGCCCTTTCTGACGACCTCCATCTTGACATATGACTTGTACAAGCAGTTCTCCTATATTACAGATTCTTCTGCCGACAAGGCCATATGCATGGACTCATGGCCTTCTGACCAGCACCGACTCATCTACACCACTGCCTTGCTGCTGTTCCAGTACTGCATCCCTCTCTTCTTTATCTTGGTTTGCTACCTGCGTATCTATTTACGCCTGCAGAAGAGAAAGGACATGTTTGAGAAGAGTGCATACAGTGGCCGGGTGGTTCAGCTGAGGAGGATAAACATTTTGTTAGTATCCATGGTGGTTGCCTTTGCTGTTTGCTGGTTACCATTGCATGTTTTCAATAGCATTGAGGACTGGGATTACAAAGCCATTCCCCCTTGCCACCACAACCTTATTTTCTCATTGTGCCATCTAGTAGCCATGGCTTCCACCTGTGTCAACCCTGTTATCTATGGGTTCCTAAACAATAACTTCAAAAAAGAAGTGAAGTCGCTGATACTGAGCTGCCAGCGTAATTCATCGACGGAAAAATATGAACATTTACCTTTATCATCCATGCAGACTGAAGTCTCCAAAGGCTCCATGAGGTTGAGCTGTAGACATAATTCCATCTAG